One region of Streptomyces sp. NBC_00442 genomic DNA includes:
- the hutU gene encoding urocanate hydratase, translated as MSGPRPVRAPRGTELSALGWQQEAALRMLQNNLDPEVAEHPDQLVVYGGTGKAARDWRSFDAMVRTLRTLKQDETMLVQSGRPVGVMQTHEWAPRVLIANSNLVGDWANWEEFRRLEALGLTMYGQMTAGSWIYIGTQGILQGTYETFAAVAAKKFNGTLAGTITLTAGLGGMGGAQPLAVTMNDGVAICIDVDPRAIERRIEHRYLDVKADSLEHALQLAVEARDARRPLSIGLLGNAAELLPRMLAEGAPIDIVTDQTSAHDPLAYLPVGVAFDDMAAYAAKDPAGFTTRARESMAKHVEAMVGFMDAGAEVFDYGNSIRGEAQLAGYERAFAFPGFVPAYIRPLFCEGKGPFRWAALSGEASDIHKTDKALLELFPENESLHRWIKMAGERVHFQGLPARICWLGQGERDKAGDMFNDMVGNGTLAAPLAIGRDHLDCGSVASPYRETEAMLDGSDAIADWPLLNAMVNVASGASWVSIHHGGGVGMGRSIHAGQVSVADGTKLAGEKIRRVLTNDPGMGVIRHVDAGYDIAERVAAEKGVRVPMREGESE; from the coding sequence ATGTCAGGACCCCGCCCCGTACGGGCACCGCGCGGTACGGAACTGAGCGCCCTGGGATGGCAGCAGGAAGCCGCGCTGCGCATGCTCCAGAACAACCTCGACCCCGAGGTCGCCGAACACCCCGACCAGCTCGTCGTCTACGGCGGCACCGGCAAGGCCGCCCGCGACTGGCGCTCCTTCGACGCCATGGTGCGTACGCTGCGCACCCTCAAGCAGGACGAGACGATGCTGGTCCAGTCCGGCCGTCCCGTCGGCGTCATGCAGACGCACGAGTGGGCGCCGCGCGTCCTGATCGCCAACTCCAACCTGGTCGGCGACTGGGCGAACTGGGAGGAGTTCCGCCGCCTGGAGGCCCTCGGCCTCACCATGTACGGGCAGATGACGGCCGGCTCGTGGATCTACATCGGCACGCAGGGCATCCTCCAGGGCACGTACGAGACGTTCGCCGCGGTCGCCGCCAAGAAGTTCAACGGCACGCTCGCCGGGACGATCACCCTGACCGCCGGGCTCGGCGGCATGGGCGGCGCCCAGCCCCTCGCCGTGACGATGAACGACGGCGTCGCGATCTGTATCGACGTCGACCCGCGCGCCATCGAGCGCCGCATCGAGCACCGCTACCTGGACGTGAAGGCCGACTCCCTGGAGCACGCGCTCCAGCTGGCCGTCGAGGCGCGCGACGCCCGCCGTCCGCTCTCCATCGGCCTGCTCGGCAACGCGGCGGAACTCCTTCCGCGGATGCTCGCCGAAGGCGCCCCGATCGACATCGTGACCGACCAGACGTCGGCCCACGACCCCCTCGCCTACCTTCCCGTCGGCGTCGCCTTCGACGACATGGCGGCGTACGCGGCGAAGGACCCGGCGGGGTTCACCACCCGCGCCCGTGAGTCCATGGCGAAGCACGTCGAGGCGATGGTCGGCTTCATGGACGCGGGCGCCGAGGTCTTCGACTACGGCAACTCCATCCGCGGTGAGGCCCAACTGGCGGGCTACGAGCGGGCGTTCGCCTTCCCCGGCTTCGTGCCGGCCTACATCCGTCCGCTCTTCTGCGAGGGCAAGGGGCCCTTCCGCTGGGCGGCGCTCTCGGGCGAGGCGTCCGACATCCACAAGACGGACAAGGCGCTGCTGGAGCTGTTCCCGGAGAACGAATCGCTGCACCGCTGGATCAAGATGGCCGGCGAGCGGGTCCACTTCCAGGGTCTTCCCGCGCGGATCTGCTGGCTCGGCCAGGGCGAGCGGGACAAGGCCGGCGACATGTTCAACGACATGGTCGGCAACGGCACGCTGGCCGCGCCCCTCGCGATCGGCCGCGACCACCTGGACTGCGGGTCGGTCGCCTCCCCGTACCGCGAGACCGAGGCGATGCTCGACGGCTCGGACGCGATCGCCGACTGGCCGCTCCTGAACGCCATGGTCAACGTGGCGTCCGGCGCGTCCTGGGTCTCCATCCACCACGGCGGCGGGGTCGGCATGGGCCGCTCCATCCACGCGGGTCAGGTGTCCGTGGCGGACGGCACGAAGCTGGCCGGCGAGAAGATCCGCCGGGTCCTCACCAATGACCCCGGGATGGGTGTCATCCGACACGTCGACGCGGGGTACGACATCGCGGAGCGGGTGGCCGCGGAGAAGGGCGTCCGCGTCCCCATGCGGGAGGGTGAGAGCGAGTGA
- a CDS encoding allantoate amidohydrolase encodes MWRELAPIGRDSQTRGYRRHAWTAADADCREWFRSQAEARGLTYELDRNGNQWAWAGDPEAGDAVVTGSHLDSVPDGGAFDGPLGVVSSFAALDELRRRGSELIRPLAITNFGDEEGARFGLACVGSRLTAGQLTVEAAHRLRDQDGVSLPQAMERAGYDPDTIGPDPERLARIGAFVELHVEQGRALDLSGDAVGIASAIWPHGRWRFDFAGEANHAGTTRLVDRRDPMLTYAETVLAARREAELAGAVATFGKISCEPNGVNAIPSMVRGWLDSRAADQSTLDTVVAAIERAAKERADRDGVDLTVVRESFTPVVEFEHALRDEIAKILGGGAPVLGTGAGHDAGILSGSVPTAMLFVRNPTGVSHSPAEHAGEDDCVAGVLALADVLEGLACR; translated from the coding sequence ATGTGGCGCGAGCTCGCCCCCATCGGCCGCGACAGCCAAACCCGCGGGTACCGCCGGCACGCCTGGACCGCGGCCGACGCCGACTGCCGGGAGTGGTTCCGGTCGCAGGCCGAGGCCCGCGGGCTCACCTATGAGCTCGACCGCAACGGCAACCAGTGGGCCTGGGCCGGTGACCCGGAGGCCGGCGATGCCGTCGTCACGGGCTCGCACCTGGACTCCGTCCCGGACGGCGGTGCCTTCGACGGCCCCCTCGGCGTCGTCTCGTCCTTCGCCGCGCTCGATGAACTGCGCAGGAGGGGCTCGGAGTTGATCCGGCCCCTCGCCATCACCAACTTCGGTGACGAGGAAGGGGCCCGGTTCGGCCTCGCCTGCGTCGGCTCCCGGCTGACCGCCGGACAGCTCACCGTCGAGGCCGCGCACCGCCTGCGCGACCAGGACGGGGTGAGCCTCCCGCAGGCCATGGAGCGGGCCGGGTACGACCCGGACACCATCGGCCCCGACCCCGAACGCCTGGCCCGCATCGGCGCGTTCGTGGAGCTGCACGTCGAACAGGGCCGCGCCCTCGACCTCAGCGGCGACGCCGTCGGCATCGCCTCCGCCATCTGGCCGCACGGCCGCTGGCGGTTCGACTTCGCGGGCGAGGCGAACCACGCCGGCACCACCCGGCTCGTCGACCGTCGCGACCCGATGCTGACGTACGCCGAGACCGTCCTGGCCGCCCGTCGCGAGGCCGAACTCGCGGGCGCGGTCGCCACGTTCGGCAAGATCTCCTGCGAGCCCAACGGCGTCAACGCCATCCCGTCGATGGTGCGCGGCTGGCTCGACTCGCGCGCCGCCGACCAGTCCACCCTGGACACGGTCGTCGCCGCGATCGAGCGGGCCGCCAAGGAGCGCGCCGACCGCGACGGCGTGGACCTCACCGTCGTACGGGAGTCGTTCACGCCCGTGGTGGAGTTCGAGCACGCGCTGCGGGACGAGATCGCCAAGATTCTCGGCGGCGGCGCCCCGGTCCTGGGAACGGGCGCCGGACACGACGCGGGGATCCTGTCCGGCTCGGTCCCGACCGCCATGCTGTTCGTACGCAACCCGACCGGCGTCTCGCACTCGCCGGCCGAGCACGCCGGCGAGGACGACTGCGTCGCCGGGGTGCTCGCACTCGCCGACGTACTGGAGGGCCTCGCGTGCAGGTGA
- a CDS encoding formimidoylglutamate deiminase: protein MQVTYWLEHAWLDPGVEPGVVVEVADDGRISAVRRGVEVSPPGAVVLRGFTVPGLANAHSHAFHRALRSTVQVGSGTFWTWRETMYQVASRLTPDSYHALARAVYAEMALAGITAVGEFHYLHHAPGGTPYDDPNAMGEALIAAAADAGIRITLLDTAYLSSGFGAAPNRHQLRFSDGTADAWAERCSALKERTHARIGAAIHSVRAVPAGELGTVAQWAGERRAPLHVHLSEQTAENDACLDAYGMTPTRLLSEHGVLGARTTGVHNTHLTDGDIALLGSTATGTCMCPTTERDLADGIGPALALQRAGSPLSLGSDSHAVIDLLEEARAMELDERLRTRTRGHWTAAALLRAATVDGHAALGWSEAGRIEPGALADFATIALDSVRTAGAVPRLAAETAVFAATASDVRHVVVGGRAVVRDGVHALLPDVPAALSAAVAALRT from the coding sequence GTGCAGGTGACGTACTGGCTGGAACACGCCTGGCTCGACCCCGGGGTCGAACCGGGCGTGGTCGTGGAGGTCGCCGACGACGGGCGGATCTCCGCGGTCCGCAGGGGAGTCGAGGTCTCCCCGCCCGGCGCCGTCGTGCTGCGCGGCTTCACCGTGCCCGGCCTCGCGAACGCCCACTCGCACGCCTTCCACCGCGCGCTGCGCTCCACCGTGCAGGTCGGCTCGGGCACGTTCTGGACCTGGCGCGAGACCATGTACCAGGTCGCGTCCCGGCTCACCCCGGACTCCTACCATGCGCTCGCCCGCGCGGTGTACGCGGAGATGGCGCTCGCCGGGATCACCGCCGTCGGCGAGTTCCACTATCTGCACCACGCGCCGGGCGGCACACCGTACGACGACCCCAACGCGATGGGCGAGGCGCTGATCGCCGCGGCCGCCGACGCGGGCATCCGCATCACCCTGCTCGACACCGCCTACCTCTCCTCCGGCTTCGGGGCCGCCCCCAACCGGCACCAGCTGCGGTTCAGCGACGGCACCGCCGACGCGTGGGCCGAGCGCTGCTCGGCGCTCAAGGAGCGGACCCACGCGCGGATCGGCGCGGCCATCCACTCCGTGCGGGCCGTCCCCGCAGGGGAGTTGGGCACGGTCGCCCAGTGGGCTGGTGAGCGTCGCGCCCCGCTCCACGTCCACCTCTCCGAGCAGACCGCGGAGAACGACGCCTGCCTCGACGCGTACGGGATGACGCCCACGCGGCTGCTCTCCGAGCACGGGGTCCTCGGCGCGCGGACCACGGGCGTGCACAACACCCACCTCACCGACGGGGACATCGCGCTCCTCGGCTCCACCGCCACCGGCACCTGCATGTGCCCCACCACGGAACGCGACCTCGCCGACGGCATCGGTCCCGCGCTCGCCCTCCAGCGGGCCGGATCCCCGCTCTCGCTCGGCAGCGACAGCCACGCCGTGATCGACCTCCTCGAAGAGGCGCGGGCGATGGAGCTCGACGAGCGCCTCCGTACGCGGACGCGTGGCCACTGGACGGCGGCGGCGCTGCTGCGGGCGGCGACGGTCGACGGGCATGCGGCGCTCGGCTGGAGCGAAGCGGGCCGGATCGAGCCGGGCGCGCTCGCCGACTTCGCCACGATCGCGCTGGACTCCGTCCGTACGGCGGGGGCGGTGCCGCGGCTCGCCGCGGAGACGGCGGTGTTCGCGGCGACGGCGTCCGACGTGCGGCACGTCGTGGTCGGCGGCCGCGCGGTCGTACGGGACGGCGTCCACGCCCTGCTCCCCGACGTCCCGGCAGCCCTGTCCGCGGCCGTCGCCGCCCTGAGGACGTAG
- the hutI gene encoding imidazolonepropionase: MRTTLVRNIATLVTNDPERGDGPLGLVEDAALVIEGERIAWAGRTADAPAADDAVDAQRRAVIPGFVDSHSHLVFAGDRTQEFNARMSGQPYKAGGIRTTVAATRAASDEELGANVARYLAEALRQGTTTQETKSGYGLTADDEARALRIAAEHTDEVTYLGAHIVAPEYADDPAGYVALVTGAMLDACAPYARWVDVFCEKGAFDGDQARAILTAGKARGLLPRVHANQLTYGPGVQLAVELEAASADHCTHLTDADVDALANSATVATLLPGAEFSTRAQWPDARRLLDAGATVALSTDCNPGSSFTSSMPFCIALAVRDMKMTPDEALWSATAGGAAALRRTDIGRLAPGARADLAFLDAPSHVHLAYRPGVPLVSEVWRAGRRV; encoded by the coding sequence ATGCGTACCACCCTCGTGCGGAACATCGCCACCCTCGTCACCAACGACCCCGAGAGGGGGGACGGACCCCTCGGGCTCGTCGAGGACGCCGCCCTCGTCATCGAGGGCGAGCGCATCGCCTGGGCCGGCCGCACCGCCGACGCCCCCGCCGCCGACGACGCGGTCGACGCACAGCGCCGAGCCGTCATCCCCGGCTTCGTCGACTCCCACTCCCACCTCGTCTTCGCGGGCGACCGGACGCAGGAGTTCAACGCCCGCATGAGCGGACAGCCGTACAAGGCGGGCGGCATCCGCACCACCGTCGCCGCCACCCGCGCCGCGAGCGACGAGGAGCTGGGCGCCAACGTCGCCCGCTATCTCGCCGAGGCGCTGCGGCAGGGCACCACCACCCAGGAGACCAAGTCCGGATACGGCCTCACCGCCGACGACGAGGCCCGCGCGCTGCGCATCGCCGCCGAGCACACCGACGAGGTCACCTACCTCGGCGCGCACATCGTGGCCCCGGAGTACGCCGACGACCCCGCCGGATACGTAGCCCTGGTGACCGGCGCGATGCTGGACGCCTGCGCCCCGTACGCCCGTTGGGTCGACGTGTTCTGCGAGAAGGGCGCCTTCGACGGGGACCAGGCGCGGGCGATCCTCACCGCGGGCAAGGCCAGGGGGCTGCTGCCGCGCGTGCACGCCAACCAGCTCACCTACGGGCCCGGCGTACAGCTCGCCGTGGAGCTGGAGGCCGCGTCCGCCGACCACTGCACCCACCTCACCGACGCCGACGTCGACGCGCTCGCCAACAGCGCCACCGTCGCGACCCTGCTGCCCGGCGCCGAGTTCTCCACCCGGGCTCAATGGCCGGACGCACGACGGCTGTTGGACGCGGGGGCGACCGTGGCGCTGTCCACGGACTGCAACCCGGGCTCGTCGTTCACGTCCTCGATGCCGTTCTGTATCGCGCTCGCCGTGCGCGACATGAAGATGACCCCGGACGAGGCGCTCTGGTCGGCGACCGCCGGTGGCGCCGCCGCGCTGCGCCGCACCGACATCGGGCGCCTGGCCCCCGGCGCCCGCGCCGACCTGGCGTTCCTCGACGCGCCCTCGCACGTCCACCTCGCCTACCGGCCCGGTGTGCCGCTGGTGAGCGAGGTCTGGCGGGCGGGCCGCAGGGTCTGA
- a CDS encoding GNAT family N-acetyltransferase encodes MGGPRGSGGGAGAPGRIRVVRPGDLSSGDLRIWRALRAASRAPENPFMEPEFTLAVGRVRSSARVAVVRGEEEGSAPVAFFPYQKGRLGQGRAIGFGVSDCQGLVAAPEPALDRVELLRACGVSSWEFDNLEAGQSLFVPDASAAYTSFVIDVGAGYEAYEATLRRRSPKFFKTTTAKERRLGRRAGEVRFVFDERDPAMLARLMEWKSAQYRRTGRRDRFAREWIGALVRQLAHTRAPGCSGVLSVLYAGDEPVAAHFGLRSRTMLACWFPAYDPEFATYSPGLVLHLRMAEAAAAAGIGTLDLGRGAAEYKDALKTGGIPVYEGAATRFGAGAALHWIGREPSRRAHGFVRSRPRLAEVARRGLRQAGRTRGGAGQ; translated from the coding sequence GTGGGCGGTCCGCGCGGGAGCGGCGGCGGCGCGGGCGCGCCGGGCCGGATACGAGTGGTGCGGCCCGGTGACCTGAGCTCCGGCGACCTCCGGATCTGGCGGGCGCTGCGGGCGGCGTCGCGTGCGCCGGAGAACCCCTTCATGGAGCCGGAGTTCACGCTGGCCGTCGGCCGCGTGCGCTCGTCGGCGCGGGTGGCCGTGGTGCGCGGGGAAGAGGAGGGGAGTGCGCCGGTGGCGTTCTTCCCTTATCAGAAGGGCAGGTTGGGGCAGGGGCGTGCCATCGGGTTCGGGGTCTCGGACTGTCAGGGCCTGGTCGCCGCCCCCGAACCTGCCCTGGACCGCGTGGAGTTGCTGCGCGCGTGCGGAGTGTCGTCCTGGGAGTTCGACAACCTGGAGGCGGGCCAGTCGCTGTTCGTCCCGGACGCGTCCGCCGCGTACACCTCCTTCGTGATCGACGTGGGGGCCGGTTACGAGGCGTACGAGGCCACCCTGCGCCGACGGTCGCCGAAGTTCTTCAAGACCACCACCGCCAAGGAGCGCAGGCTGGGGCGGCGGGCGGGAGAGGTCCGGTTCGTCTTCGACGAACGGGACCCGGCGATGCTCGCCCGGCTCATGGAGTGGAAGTCCGCGCAGTACCGCCGCACCGGGCGGCGCGACCGGTTCGCCCGGGAGTGGATCGGCGCCCTGGTCCGTCAGCTCGCCCACACCCGCGCGCCCGGCTGCTCGGGGGTGCTCTCCGTCCTGTACGCGGGCGACGAGCCGGTCGCCGCGCACTTCGGGCTGCGCTCGCGCACCATGCTGGCCTGCTGGTTCCCCGCGTACGACCCGGAGTTCGCGACGTACTCGCCGGGCCTCGTGCTGCACCTGCGCATGGCGGAGGCCGCGGCGGCCGCGGGCATCGGGACGCTGGACCTCGGGCGGGGCGCGGCCGAGTACAAGGACGCCCTGAAAACCGGCGGGATACCGGTCTACGAGGGGGCCGCCACCCGGTTCGGCGCGGGCGCGGCGCTGCACTGGATCGGCCGCGAGCCCTCGCGCCGGGCGCACGGATTCGTCCGGAGCAGGCCGCGACTGGCGGAGGTGGCACGGCGCGGACTCCGGCAGGCCGGGCGGACGCGCGGCGGCGCCGGACAGTAG
- a CDS encoding glycosyltransferase, translated as MGPVGPVGPVGRDGVASGIGVGELDLDGLGGDVLSLTPAPGGPPLRPGEVYVLVRLRGRPVGTVLGRVGEDADMAQALAAAAREQLAGFLSGAPPGPVRARADKEAAGGGAVRPGADTEGPACGGGSGAGVPRVSVVVATRERTGQLARALDSLLGQDHPGHEILVVDNNPATDRTRALVERRYASHGVRYVVEPVPGLAAARNRGVAAARGEILAFTDDDVIADRRWLTSLVAPFADDPRLGCVTGLILPARLATPAQILLESHGGFTKGFAPRHFDPHRPPPGEPLFPFTAGRFGSGANMAFRADALRAVGGFDPATGTGTPARGGDDLYAFARVVVAGHRLRYTPEALVWHHHRESWRDLEEQAYGYGAGLTAYLAALIGRRPALVPALLARVPHGLAHALAISAHRTAGEQAVPGEHGARTHPWPRSLSRLERRGMLYGPLGYLRARRLVRGHRPPWEAAR; from the coding sequence GTGGGTCCGGTGGGTCCGGTGGGTCCGGTGGGGCGGGACGGTGTCGCGTCCGGCATCGGCGTGGGGGAGCTGGACCTCGACGGCCTCGGCGGGGACGTCCTGTCCCTGACCCCCGCGCCGGGCGGGCCGCCGCTCCGCCCCGGCGAGGTGTACGTCCTGGTCAGGCTGCGGGGCCGGCCCGTCGGCACCGTGCTGGGACGGGTCGGCGAGGACGCGGACATGGCGCAGGCCCTCGCGGCGGCGGCCCGCGAACAGCTCGCCGGATTCCTGTCCGGCGCACCACCCGGGCCCGTCCGGGCGCGGGCGGACAAGGAGGCGGCGGGCGGCGGCGCGGTGCGGCCCGGGGCGGACACGGAGGGGCCGGCGTGCGGCGGCGGGAGCGGAGCCGGGGTGCCGCGGGTCAGCGTCGTGGTCGCCACGCGCGAGCGGACCGGCCAACTCGCCCGCGCGCTCGACTCGTTGCTCGGTCAGGACCACCCCGGCCACGAGATCCTCGTCGTCGACAACAACCCCGCCACCGACCGGACCCGCGCCCTCGTCGAACGGCGCTACGCCTCGCACGGCGTGCGCTACGTCGTCGAACCCGTCCCTGGCCTCGCCGCCGCCCGCAACCGGGGCGTGGCCGCCGCGCGCGGCGAGATCCTCGCGTTCACCGACGACGACGTGATCGCCGACCGGCGCTGGCTGACCTCGCTGGTCGCGCCCTTCGCCGACGACCCCCGGCTCGGCTGCGTCACCGGCCTGATCCTGCCCGCCCGCCTCGCCACCCCCGCCCAGATCCTCCTGGAGAGCCACGGCGGCTTCACCAAGGGCTTCGCGCCCCGCCACTTCGACCCGCACCGGCCCCCGCCCGGCGAGCCGCTGTTCCCGTTCACCGCGGGCCGCTTCGGCTCCGGCGCCAACATGGCCTTCCGGGCCGACGCCCTGCGCGCGGTCGGCGGCTTCGACCCGGCCACCGGCACCGGGACCCCGGCGCGGGGCGGCGACGACCTGTACGCCTTCGCCCGCGTCGTCGTCGCCGGCCACCGCCTCCGCTACACCCCCGAGGCCCTGGTGTGGCACCACCACCGCGAAAGCTGGCGGGACCTGGAGGAGCAGGCGTACGGATACGGTGCCGGGCTCACCGCCTACCTCGCCGCGCTCATCGGCCGTCGCCCGGCGCTGGTGCCCGCGCTGCTCGCCCGGGTGCCGCACGGCCTCGCGCACGCGCTCGCCATCAGCGCACACCGCACCGCCGGGGAGCAGGCCGTGCCGGGCGAACACGGCGCCCGCACCCACCCGTGGCCGCGCTCCCTGTCCCGTCTGGAGCGCCGGGGCATGCTGTACGGGCCGCTGGGCTATCTCCGCGCCCGGCGCCTGGTGCGCGGGCACCGGCCGCCGTGGGAGGCGGCCCGATGA
- a CDS encoding polysaccharide deacetylase family protein: MSADAHPVPVLLYHAVMDDPPAWIAEFTVTPRQFEAQLDAVRDSGRTPVTIGTLAAHFAGRAPLPPRPVALTFDDGFADLPGPTAEALARRSLPATAYLTTGAIVPGGASLLPPAPMMTLAQARVLEEYGMEVGGHTVSHPQLDTLTRPALHRELALSKAVLEDALGHRVVHLAYPHGYNSRAVRRAARAEGYETAVAVRHAFSSERDEAYRVARLVVRRGHTAADVETWMRGEGARVAPYNDAPRTMGWRFFRRAVAAVKGPVFAG; this comes from the coding sequence ATGAGCGCCGACGCGCACCCCGTCCCGGTGCTGCTCTACCACGCGGTGATGGACGACCCGCCCGCCTGGATCGCCGAATTCACCGTCACGCCGCGGCAGTTCGAGGCGCAGCTCGACGCGGTCCGCGACAGCGGACGGACACCCGTGACCATCGGCACGCTCGCCGCCCATTTCGCCGGGCGGGCCCCGCTGCCGCCGAGGCCCGTCGCGCTCACCTTCGACGACGGCTTCGCCGACCTGCCGGGCCCCACCGCCGAGGCCCTGGCGCGACGATCCCTGCCCGCCACCGCCTACCTCACCACCGGCGCGATCGTGCCCGGCGGCGCCAGCCTGCTGCCGCCCGCTCCGATGATGACCCTCGCCCAGGCGAGGGTCCTTGAGGAGTACGGGATGGAGGTCGGCGGCCACACCGTCTCGCACCCCCAGCTCGACACCCTCACGCGGCCCGCGCTGCATCGCGAACTTGCCCTGTCCAAAGCGGTGTTGGAGGACGCCCTCGGTCACCGGGTCGTCCACCTCGCCTATCCCCACGGATACAACAGCCGTGCCGTGCGCCGGGCCGCGCGGGCCGAGGGATACGAGACGGCCGTCGCGGTACGGCACGCGTTCAGTTCGGAGCGCGACGAGGCGTACCGCGTCGCCCGGCTCGTCGTGCGCCGCGGCCACACGGCCGCCGACGTCGAGACGTGGATGCGCGGCGAGGGTGCACGCGTCGCGCCGTACAACGACGCTCCCAGGACGATGGGTTGGCGGTTCTTCCGCCGGGCCGTGGCGGCCGTGAAGGGGCCCGTTTTCGCCGGGTGA
- a CDS encoding DegT/DnrJ/EryC1/StrS family aminotransferase, giving the protein MRRRLGRACLYVPSCRLGLYVALRHWCPPGGRILMSPVNDDVIFFVVLAAGLRPVQAPLDPHDGTLDVSAVPDALWPRLSAVLTTNLYGNPDPAPELAARCARLAIPLIEDAAHAIGSESAGRAVGTFGQASVFSLSKHTAAKAGGFLTIADPGLREALAKTRDELLAPRRTRAELAYRARPYAEAAVRGLRLAPAARAALRLLGRQERDDIRMPLRPDELSRALAAAPALSAFHSWARVDLHDYRATPGRGRLARIERKLGGLDAVLDAHRAGTRTLLATEWARPKPGPVQPLFRVPLLVEDRDAARAALARERITVGHLYAPPLDDYAGAAFTDPSPAPEAARWFARHALPADPLKAGRTIEVLRAAGIRPARGGPAGV; this is encoded by the coding sequence ATGCGCCGACGGCTCGGGCGCGCGTGCCTCTACGTGCCGTCGTGCCGGCTCGGCCTGTACGTGGCGCTCCGGCACTGGTGCCCGCCCGGCGGCCGCATCCTGATGTCGCCCGTCAACGACGACGTCATCTTCTTCGTGGTCCTCGCGGCAGGCCTGCGCCCGGTGCAGGCGCCGCTCGATCCGCACGACGGCACTCTCGACGTGTCCGCCGTGCCGGACGCGCTCTGGCCGCGGCTGAGCGCCGTCCTCACCACCAACCTGTACGGCAACCCCGACCCCGCACCCGAACTGGCCGCGCGGTGCGCCCGGTTGGCCATCCCTCTCATCGAGGACGCGGCCCACGCCATCGGCAGCGAGAGCGCCGGGCGCGCCGTCGGCACCTTCGGCCAGGCCTCCGTCTTCAGCCTCTCCAAACACACCGCGGCCAAGGCGGGCGGCTTCCTCACGATCGCCGACCCCGGTCTGCGCGAGGCCCTCGCCAAGACCAGGGACGAACTCCTGGCCCCCCGCCGCACCCGCGCCGAACTCGCCTACCGGGCGCGCCCGTACGCGGAGGCCGCCGTACGCGGTCTGCGCCTGGCCCCCGCCGCGCGGGCGGCCCTGCGCCTGCTCGGACGCCAGGAACGCGACGACATCCGGATGCCGCTGCGCCCCGACGAGCTGAGCCGCGCCCTCGCGGCCGCGCCCGCCCTGTCGGCCTTCCACTCCTGGGCCCGGGTCGACCTGCACGACTACCGGGCGACCCCCGGCCGCGGCCGGCTCGCCCGCATCGAACGGAAGCTGGGCGGCCTCGACGCCGTCCTGGACGCCCACCGCGCGGGCACCCGCACGCTGCTCGCCACCGAGTGGGCCCGGCCGAAACCGGGCCCCGTCCAGCCACTGTTCCGGGTGCCGCTGCTCGTCGAGGACCGCGACGCGGCCCGCGCGGCGCTCGCACGGGAGCGGATCACGGTCGGCCATCTGTACGCCCCGCCGCTCGACGACTACGCGGGCGCGGCCTTCACCGATCCGTCGCCCGCACCCGAGGCCGCCCGCTGGTTCGCCCGACACGCCCTGCCCGCCGACCCGTTGAAGGCCGGACGCACCATCGAGGTGCTGCGCGCGGCGGGCATCCGGCCCGCGAGGGGCGGCCCCGCCGGTGTCTGA
- a CDS encoding RNA polymerase sigma factor SigF: protein MSPRLDESQADTSIKQEPQDIRPPQARPYAPEGLEGLPEIPSFADVGPVDARALSKTLFARLDALEEGTQEHAYVRNTLVELNLALVKFAASRFRSRSEPMEDIIQVGTIGLIKAIDRFEFDRGVEFPTFAMPTIVGEIKRFFRDTSWSVRVPRRLQELRLDLAKAGDELAQQLDRSATVGELAERLGITKEEVVEGMAASNAYTASSLDAQPEEDDSEGALSDRIGYEDHDLEGVEYVESLKPMIASLPARDRKILSLRFVANMTQSEIGEELGISQMHVSRLLSRTLRKLRKGLTVEE from the coding sequence ATGTCACCCCGGCTCGACGAATCGCAAGCGGATACGTCGATCAAGCAGGAACCGCAGGACATCCGCCCCCCACAGGCACGACCGTACGCACCGGAGGGACTTGAGGGACTTCCCGAGATCCCGTCCTTCGCCGACGTCGGCCCCGTCGACGCGCGGGCCCTGTCCAAGACGCTCTTCGCCCGCCTCGACGCGCTCGAAGAGGGCACGCAGGAGCACGCGTACGTACGCAACACCCTGGTCGAACTGAACCTTGCCCTGGTCAAGTTCGCCGCATCGCGCTTCCGCTCCCGCAGCGAACCGATGGAAGACATCATCCAGGTCGGCACCATCGGCCTGATCAAGGCGATCGACCGCTTCGAGTTCGACCGCGGCGTCGAGTTCCCCACCTTCGCCATGCCGACCATCGTCGGTGAGATCAAGCGCTTCTTCCGCGACACCTCCTGGTCCGTGCGGGTTCCGCGCCGGCTCCAGGAACTCCGTCTGGACCTCGCCAAGGCGGGCGACGAACTCGCCCAGCAGCTTGACCGCTCGGCCACGGTGGGCGAGCTCGCCGAACGCCTGGGCATCACCAAGGAAGAAGTCGTCGAAGGCATGGCGGCGAGCAACGCGTACACCGCGAGCTCGCTGGACGCACAGCCCGAGGAGGACGACTCCGAAGGCGCCCTGAGCGACCGCATCGGCTACGAGGACCACGACCTCGAAGGCGTCGAGTACGTCGAGTCGCTGAAGCCGATGATCGCCTCGCTTCCCGCGCGGGACCGGAAGATCCTTTCGCTGCGCTTCGTCGCCAACATGACGCAGTCCGAGATCGGCGAGGAGCTCGGCATCTCGCAGATGCACGTCTCCCGGCTGCTCTCGCGCACCCTGCGCAAGCTCCGCAAGGGGCTGACCGTCGAAGAGTGA